From Chryseobacterium sp. H1D6B, a single genomic window includes:
- the egtB gene encoding ergothioneine biosynthesis protein EgtB yields the protein MEPNTMTTDLVKKYTDIRRHSEKICEPLEIEDYVVQPIVDVSPPKWHLGHTTWFFETFILSPNFPGYEVFDPQYNFVFNSYYETIGARVIRTDRGNLSRPSVSDIYSYRKYVDEKMKAFLQSGLMTEAIEPLLELGLNHEQQHQELLMTDIKYILGHNPLFPAYTKEKISQKRNIENAEMISFQEGVYEIGFNGKGFCFDNELGRHKVYLNDFEIAGRLVTSGEYLQFMKEGGYEDFKHWHAEGWDWVKQNNAKSPLYWHFINEKWMHYTLNGLEELDLENPVCHINFYEASAFASWKGMRLPTEAEWEAASAHFDWGNRWEWTNSAYLPYPGFKKEAGAVGEYNGKFMVNQMVLRGASEATPQGHSRNTYRNFFQTGLKWQFTGIRLAK from the coding sequence ATGGAACCCAATACAATGACTACAGATCTAGTCAAAAAATATACAGACATCCGCAGGCATTCTGAAAAAATATGTGAGCCTTTAGAAATAGAGGATTATGTGGTACAGCCTATCGTAGACGTAAGTCCGCCGAAATGGCACCTCGGCCATACGACTTGGTTTTTCGAAACTTTTATATTGAGTCCCAATTTTCCGGGCTATGAAGTTTTTGATCCTCAATATAATTTTGTATTCAACAGTTATTATGAAACAATAGGAGCAAGGGTTATCCGTACCGACCGCGGGAATCTAAGCCGGCCTTCTGTTTCTGATATTTACAGCTATCGAAAATATGTTGACGAAAAAATGAAAGCTTTTCTTCAAAGCGGATTGATGACGGAAGCTATTGAACCTTTGTTGGAATTAGGGCTTAATCATGAACAGCAGCATCAGGAATTATTAATGACTGATATTAAATATATTTTAGGGCATAATCCGCTTTTCCCGGCTTATACAAAGGAGAAAATTTCACAAAAAAGAAATATTGAAAATGCTGAAATGATCAGTTTCCAGGAAGGAGTTTATGAAATTGGATTTAATGGAAAAGGTTTCTGCTTTGATAATGAATTGGGAAGACATAAAGTGTATCTCAATGATTTTGAAATTGCCGGCCGGCTGGTTACCAGTGGAGAATATCTGCAGTTTATGAAAGAAGGAGGATATGAAGATTTTAAACACTGGCATGCCGAAGGCTGGGACTGGGTGAAGCAGAACAATGCAAAATCTCCCTTATACTGGCATTTTATCAATGAAAAATGGATGCATTATACATTAAACGGGCTTGAGGAGCTAGATCTTGAGAATCCGGTCTGCCATATCAATTTCTATGAAGCATCTGCTTTTGCATCTTGGAAGGGAATGCGTCTGCCGACTGAAGCTGAATGGGAAGCAGCATCAGCTCATTTCGATTGGGGAAACCGTTGGGAATGGACGAATAGTGCCTATCTTCCTTATCCGGGATTTAAAAAAGAAGCAGGTGCAGTAGGAGAGTATAACGGAAAATTTATGGTGAATCAAATGGTTCTCCGCGGTGCATCTGAAGCGACACCCCAGGGACACAGCAGAAATACTTACCGTAATTTTTTTCAGACAGGCCTTAAATGGCAGTTTACAGGAATCAGGCTTGCTAAATAA
- a CDS encoding ABC transporter ATP-binding protein: MITVESVSKNFNGKPAVDEISFQADDKEILVLLGTSGCGKTTTLKMINRLVEADSGNILIDGQNIRHQKVEELRMGIGFVMQHSGLFPHYTVKQNIAVVPELLKWDKKKTISRTEELLHKLHLSEDVLSRFPNELSGGQQQRVGIARALIADTPVLLMDEPFGALDNITKADIHSEFKSLEELKNKTIVLVTHDVQEAFELGHRICLMDKGKIVQTGTPKEMLYQPKNDFIKEFFAENRLLLEYKTASLKDLKIFINSDELSDEFKFTDSTNVWNALQKLSTDHKNMMYYEKLIKAFNDYRKLQIV, encoded by the coding sequence ATGATCACAGTAGAATCAGTTTCAAAGAATTTTAACGGAAAACCAGCAGTAGATGAAATTTCTTTTCAAGCTGATGATAAGGAAATTTTGGTGCTTCTGGGAACCAGCGGCTGCGGAAAAACAACAACCCTGAAAATGATCAACCGTCTTGTGGAAGCTGATTCTGGAAATATTTTAATTGACGGCCAAAATATCCGTCATCAAAAAGTAGAGGAGCTGAGAATGGGAATTGGTTTTGTCATGCAGCATTCAGGATTATTTCCTCACTATACGGTTAAACAGAATATTGCCGTAGTTCCGGAACTGCTGAAATGGGACAAAAAAAAGACCATAAGCAGAACAGAAGAACTTTTACATAAACTTCACCTTTCCGAAGACGTACTTTCCCGTTTTCCAAATGAACTGAGCGGCGGCCAGCAGCAAAGGGTAGGGATCGCAAGAGCTTTGATTGCAGACACGCCGGTTTTATTAATGGATGAACCTTTTGGAGCATTAGACAATATTACAAAAGCGGACATCCATTCAGAATTCAAATCACTGGAAGAACTTAAGAATAAAACAATTGTTCTTGTTACCCATGATGTCCAGGAAGCTTTTGAATTAGGACACCGCATCTGCCTGATGGATAAAGGAAAAATAGTTCAGACAGGAACGCCAAAAGAGATGCTTTATCAGCCGAAAAACGATTTCATCAAAGAATTTTTTGCTGAAAACCGGTTGCTGCTTGAATATAAAACAGCTTCTTTAAAAGATCTAAAAATTTTTATCAATTCAGACGAATTATCTGATGAATTCAAATTTACAGACAGTACAAATGTTTGGAATGCATTACAAAAGTTGAGTACAGATCATAAAAATATGATGTATTACGAAAAGCTGATCAAGGCATTCAATGACTATAGAAAATTACAAATCGTATGA
- a CDS encoding L-histidine N(alpha)-methyltransferase, translating into MNLQLDPASKIENSHIDHFWSDIAEGLKSSPKHLSSKYFYDKTGDHLFQKIMAMPEYYLTKCELDIFKNKTAALADLIIPENEPFDLIELGAGDAMKSTYLLKYLVEKNIDFTYMPIDISGNILSILNEKLKSQLPALEIVSLKGEYFEMLKKAASLSSRRKVILFLGSNIGNMNIEEAEHFCSDLNKHLNSGDIVLTGFDLKKNPHIILNAYNDKAGITAAFNLNLLTRINRELGGDFNLNQFEHYQTYDPVSGACRSYLVSLTDQKVTVKNEIISFVENELIDMEISQKFSDEKIRELGEGSGFNMIGELKDSKKWFVDTAWQVK; encoded by the coding sequence ATGAATTTACAGTTAGATCCAGCTTCTAAAATAGAAAATTCTCATATTGATCATTTTTGGTCTGATATAGCAGAAGGCTTAAAAAGTTCTCCAAAGCATTTATCTTCAAAATATTTTTACGATAAAACTGGAGATCATCTTTTCCAGAAAATCATGGCAATGCCGGAATATTACCTTACGAAATGTGAACTGGATATATTCAAAAATAAAACAGCAGCTCTTGCTGATTTAATTATTCCTGAAAATGAACCTTTTGATCTGATTGAATTAGGAGCCGGCGATGCAATGAAATCAACCTATCTGCTAAAATATCTTGTTGAAAAAAATATCGATTTCACGTATATGCCGATTGATATTTCTGGAAATATTCTTTCAATTTTAAATGAAAAACTGAAAAGCCAGCTTCCAGCACTGGAAATTGTCAGTCTGAAAGGAGAATATTTTGAAATGCTCAAGAAAGCAGCTTCATTATCTTCCAGAAGAAAGGTTATTTTATTCTTGGGAAGCAATATCGGGAATATGAATATCGAAGAAGCGGAACATTTTTGTTCTGATTTAAACAAGCATCTGAATTCGGGAGATATTGTATTAACAGGCTTTGACCTCAAGAAAAATCCGCATATTATTTTAAATGCTTATAACGATAAAGCGGGAATTACAGCAGCATTTAATCTTAATCTTTTAACACGTATCAACAGGGAACTTGGAGGAGATTTTAACCTGAATCAGTTTGAGCATTACCAGACGTATGATCCTGTAAGCGGAGCCTGCAGAAGCTATCTTGTAAGCCTTACAGATCAGAAAGTGACAGTTAAAAATGAGATCATTTCATTTGTCGAAAATGAATTGATCGATATGGAAATTTCACAAAAATTTTCTGATGAAAAAATAAGAGAACTCGGTGAAGGATCCGGGTTTAACATGATAGGAGAACTTAAAGATTCAAAAAAGTGGTTTGTAGATACTGCATGGCAGGTAAAATAA
- a CDS encoding DUF6705 family protein — translation MKNVLSIICFVIFTSCTAQTVSLETMAQCNMQAQQCPPANYVKDVNNLLDKYVGTWKGTLNSKNYEFNFIKKESIGEAQKWDILIGRLKITNASGQIEFDNFSKTDSELETKFRGFNFQKDLKAYMMYFSGGKLGCIDYGSVYLRILPATPNNMSILFLPDNDIATQDCSNFQSTLPTKKLVNLTRQ, via the coding sequence TTGAAAAATGTATTAAGTATTATCTGCTTTGTTATTTTTACAAGTTGCACAGCACAAACAGTTTCACTTGAAACAATGGCTCAATGTAATATGCAGGCTCAACAATGCCCGCCTGCAAATTATGTAAAAGATGTAAATAACCTGCTGGATAAATATGTAGGAACATGGAAAGGAACCCTCAACAGTAAAAATTATGAATTCAATTTTATAAAGAAAGAAAGTATTGGAGAAGCTCAAAAATGGGATATATTGATAGGAAGATTAAAAATAACAAATGCAAGCGGTCAAATTGAATTTGATAATTTCAGTAAAACAGATTCAGAACTAGAGACTAAATTTAGAGGTTTCAATTTCCAAAAAGATTTAAAGGCTTACATGATGTACTTTTCAGGAGGTAAGTTAGGGTGTATTGATTATGGAAGTGTTTATTTAAGAATATTGCCTGCTACTCCAAATAACATGAGTATATTATTTTTACCAGATAATGACATTGCGACTCAAGATTGTTCTAATTTTCAGTCTACTTTACCTACTAAAAAACTTGTTAATTTAACAAGACAATAG
- a CDS encoding ABC transporter permease/substrate-binding protein encodes MTHQSLWQFIIEQHEKLLTQVVQHLGLTFLSLILAVIIGVPLGILIARKRKLSSPVLGIAGILQTIPSIALLGFMIPAFGIGAAPAIVALLIYALLPIIRNTYTGITEVDPAVIEAAKAMGMNKKQLLFKVELPLAMPVIIAGIRTAAVINVGVATLASFVAAGGLGEFIFGGISLNNTNMILAGAIPAALLAVLLDQMIAVLQKSGYQLLKKLKYGIPAVLIIVGGAFLWTHISENKIKAGFTPEFMGRQDGDIGLRSVYGLNVHPKVVNDAVMYKAAYEKELDLISGYSTDGRIKAFDLFVLNDDKKIFPPYFATPVIKTKTLEKFPGLEETLNLLAGKFNDSIMTDLNYKSDYLHQTPEKIAKDFLIKTQLYKSSRNGSSGTVRIGSKIFGEQYILTEIYKILIEGYTDYKVETKTGLGGTKICFDALMNDSIDFYPEYTGTGLLVLLKPDEKTIKEVSKSAEKTYDFVNAAFKKEYGIQWLKPLGFNNSYALMMRKKQSEELKIKSISDLKNYLDSK; translated from the coding sequence ATGACGCATCAGAGTCTCTGGCAGTTTATCATTGAACAGCATGAAAAATTACTGACTCAGGTTGTACAGCATCTTGGGCTTACCTTTTTGTCATTAATTTTGGCAGTAATTATCGGTGTACCCTTGGGAATACTGATTGCCCGAAAAAGAAAACTTTCCAGTCCGGTACTCGGCATTGCGGGGATTTTACAGACTATTCCAAGTATTGCCCTGCTGGGATTTATGATTCCTGCTTTCGGAATCGGGGCTGCACCTGCTATTGTGGCGTTGCTGATCTACGCCCTTCTGCCGATCATCCGGAATACCTATACGGGAATTACAGAAGTGGATCCAGCCGTTATTGAAGCGGCAAAAGCAATGGGAATGAATAAAAAACAGCTGCTTTTTAAAGTCGAACTTCCCTTGGCTATGCCTGTCATTATTGCAGGAATAAGAACGGCTGCAGTTATTAATGTAGGAGTCGCAACATTAGCATCATTTGTTGCAGCGGGCGGTTTGGGAGAATTTATCTTCGGCGGTATTTCATTAAATAACACCAATATGATTTTAGCGGGAGCTATTCCAGCAGCGCTTCTTGCGGTTTTATTAGATCAGATGATTGCGGTTTTACAAAAATCAGGCTATCAGTTATTAAAAAAATTAAAATATGGGATTCCTGCTGTCCTTATTATTGTTGGGGGAGCATTTTTATGGACTCATATTTCAGAAAATAAAATAAAAGCAGGGTTTACTCCGGAATTTATGGGAAGACAGGACGGTGATATCGGCCTGCGTTCTGTTTATGGTTTAAATGTACATCCTAAAGTGGTCAATGATGCGGTGATGTACAAAGCGGCTTATGAAAAGGAGCTGGATCTCATCAGCGGTTATTCTACAGACGGGAGGATTAAAGCATTTGATTTATTTGTATTGAATGATGATAAAAAAATATTTCCGCCGTATTTTGCTACGCCGGTTATTAAGACCAAAACACTTGAAAAATTTCCCGGGCTTGAAGAAACATTAAATCTATTGGCCGGTAAATTTAATGATTCCATCATGACGGATCTGAATTATAAATCCGATTATCTCCATCAGACACCCGAAAAAATAGCGAAAGATTTTTTAATAAAAACTCAACTGTACAAAAGCTCCCGGAACGGCAGTTCCGGAACTGTAAGAATCGGCTCAAAGATTTTTGGAGAGCAGTATATTCTTACGGAAATCTATAAAATTCTTATTGAAGGCTATACAGATTATAAAGTGGAAACAAAAACAGGTCTGGGAGGAACCAAAATTTGTTTTGACGCTTTGATGAATGACTCTATAGATTTTTATCCAGAATATACAGGGACAGGTCTTCTAGTGCTTTTAAAACCTGATGAAAAAACGATTAAGGAAGTAAGTAAAAGTGCTGAAAAAACCTATGATTTTGTCAATGCAGCATTCAAAAAAGAATATGGAATTCAGTGGCTGAAGCCGCTTGGTTTTAATAATTCTTATGCCTTAATGATGCGTAAAAAACAATCCGAAGAGCTCAAGATAAAAAGCATATCAGATTTAAAGAATTATTTAGATTCAAAGTAG